The Catharus ustulatus isolate bCatUst1 chromosome 35, bCatUst1.pri.v2, whole genome shotgun sequence nucleotide sequence gtctcagttCTTGTAGCCCCTGCTGGCCCGGCCgatttggggatttattttgaattttttaaatggtttattttattttttagggatttttttgaggttaaACAGACACAGACTGAGATGTGAATTTTGTAAATTCtgtttaattgtatttttatttttattttggggaggggtctcagttCTTGTAGCCCCTGCTGGCCCGGCGGCCTCGGGCGCGCTCGAATTTGGGGCCCTTGGAGCGAACGTAGGGCctgggggagagaaaataaataaaaaataaataaaaataaaacaaaataaaataaaacaaaatattcaacattcagataaataaaaaaaataaacattaaaatttcatgcatttaaaaaactCGAACATTCAAAATTCAAACGttcaaaaaatttaaatgttgaaAATTCAAAGTTCAAAATGTTCAAATAtccaaaatattcaaatatttcaaatattcaaaCATTCAACAGACacttaaaaacttaaaatatttaaaattcagacCTTCAAAATATTCAGATGTTGAAAATTCAAAGTTCAAAATGttcaaatattcaaaatatttaaatattcaaacATTCAAAATGTTCAAACATTCAACAGAcacttcaaaatttaaaatatttaaaattcagacGTTCCAAATATTCAGATGTTGAAAATTCCAAGTTCAAAATGTTCAAATATTCAAGATGTTTAAATATTGAATTAACActtagaaatttaaaatatttaaaatactgatgTTCAGGAAATTGAAATGTTGAAAATTGAAACTTCAAAATATTCAGatattccaaatatttaaatattcaacattcagaaacttaaaaattaaaatattcaaaatttaaatgttgGAAATTCAAAGTTCAAAACGTTCAAATATTCCAAAGtattcaaaatattcaaaatgttaagtattcaaaatatttaaatattgaacAGACACTTCAAAAAATCctgaacattttaaattcacattttaacacttaaaacatcccagaaatcacatcccaaaaatctgaaatatttccccaaaaatcGGAAATAttgcccaaaatcccctcaggacccccaaaatcccccccaaatttccaaaattcccccaaaatcccatcccagacccccccaaacccctcctaggacccccaaaatccccccaaatttttaacatccccccaaaatctcatcccagaccccccaaaatccccctcagacccctcaggatcccccaaaatccccccagatttccaaaattcccccaaaatccccctcaggaccccccaaatcccttctaggaccccccaaaatcccctcaggatccctcaaaaatcccctcagattttttaaaatcccccccagacccttcaggacccccccaaattttcaaaatcccctccaaaatcTCATCCCAGACCCtcacaaaatccccccagacccctcaggacccccgAAATCCCCCCAGatttccaaaattcccccaaaatctcatcttagaccccccaaatcccttctaggaccccccaaaatcccctcaggacccctcaaaatttcccccagattttttaaaatccccaccggacccctcaggaccccccaaatcccttctaGGACCCCCAAGTTttaaaatcccccccaaaatctcatcccAGACCCCCTAAATCCCTTctaggaccccccaaatcccccccagattTTTTAtaatcccctcaggaccccccaaaccccttctaggaccccccaaattttcaaaatacccccaaaaatctcttctAGGACCctctaaattttttaaaatccccctcagacccctcacgaccccccaaaatccccccagatttccagaatccccccaaaatttcatccCAGACctctcaggacccccaaaaatcccccacagACCCCCTCAGAtttccaaaatcccctcaaaatccgcccaggaccccccaaaataccccccaaatttttaaaattcccccaaatcccccccagatttccaaaattcccccaaattcccccccaaaccccatctaggaccccccaaatcctcctcagatttccaaaattctcccaaaatcccttctaggaccccccaaacttttaaaacacccccaaaaatctcttctaggaccccccaaatttccaaaatccccctcagattttttaaaatcccccaaatcccctcagatttccaaaattccccaaaaatctcatcccagaccccccaaaattgccTCCAGacccctcagaaccccccaaaatcccccccagatttccaaaattcccccaaaatctcatcttagaccccccaaaacccttctaggaccccccaaatccccccccagattttttaaaatcccctcaggaccccccaaacccctcctaggacccccaaaatccccccagattttttaaaactcccccaaatccccccagatttccaaaattctcccaaaatctcATCCCAGACACCTTAAATCCCTTctaggaccccccaaatttctaaaattcccccaaaaatctcctctAGGACCCCTCAAATTtccaaaatccccctcagacccctcaagaccccccaaattaccccaaaaatctcatcccagaccccccaaaatccccctcagacctctcaggaccccccaaaatcccctcaggaccccctcagatttccaaaattctcccaaaatctcATCCCAGACCCCCTTAAATCCCTTctaggaccccccaaatttccaaaatccccccagattTTTAACCCCCCCCCAGATCTCACTTGGTGTGGCTGTGCGGCGTCCCCGGCGCTTTCCCGAAATGCCGATAGACCTCGCGCGCCTTGCGGGGACCTGgggggaattgggaatttggggaggggtcctgaaGGGAATTGGGGGGTCCtaggagggatttggggggtcctgagggggattttgggggaaaaatgggaattttgggggggtctaGGAGTGATTTTGAGGGTCCTGAGGGGAATTTGGGTGGTCcagggggggtctgggggggatttggggggtcctgagaggGTCTGgggtggaaaaatgggaattttggggggtcctgaggggcaTTTTGGGGCTccttgggggatttggggaggtaaaaatgggaatttggggaggctgggaggggtctggggggatttgggggagattttgggggggtcctgggaggatttggggggaaaatgggaattttgggggtcctgggtggagttgggggggaattgggggagattttggggggtctggggggtcctgagggggatttggggggtaaaaatgggaattttggggggtctaGGAGTGATTTTGAGGGTcctgaggggaatttgggggctcCAGGGGGGGTCTGAGAGGCATTTGGGGAGTCCTGAGAGGGTCTGgggtggaaaaatgggaattttggggggtcctgagagggattttgggggaaaaaatgggaatttgggggggattttgggggtcctgggggagattttggggggtttggggggtcctggggggcaaaaatgggaattctggggggtCCAAGAgggatttgaggggtcctgggggggtttggggagaggaaaaaggggatttgggggcatcTGGGGGGGTCAtgaagggaattttggggctctttgggggatttgaggggacaagatggaaattttggggtcctagggggaatttgggggggtcttgGGGGTCCTGAGAGGGATCTCgggggtaaaaatgggaattctgggggtcCTGAGAGGCATTTTGGGGCtctttggaggattttggggggcaaaaatgagaatttggggaggctgggaggggtctggggggatttgggggagatttcGGGGGGtcttgggaggattttgggggaaaaatgggaattttgggtgtcTAAGAGGGATTTGAGGGGACAAAaacgggaattttggggggtcctggggggcattttggggaatttgggggtcctgggaggggtctggggggatttggggggtcctgagaggGTCTGgggtggaaaaatgggaattttggggggtcccgaggggcattttgggggaaaaaatgggaatttgggggggctgggaggggtctgggggaatttgggggaggtctggggggtcctgggggggtctgagagggatttgggagagattttgggggtcctggggggattttgggggaaaaatgggaattttgggggtccaggaggggtctcaggggattttggggggggtcaaggagggattttgggggtcctggggggtcctgagggggggatttggggggcaaaaatgggaatttggggggtctgggggctcctgggAAAGTctgagagggatttgggggagatttgggggggtcctgagagtgatttggggggtcctggggggaattttggggctccttgggggatttttggcggaaaaaatggaaatttggggatcctggggggtcctgggaggatttttgggggaaaaaaacggaaatttggggggtcctgaggggcaTTTTGGGGctctttggggggaaaaatgagaatttgggggtcctgggagggtcTGAGAGGAATttaggggagatttggggaggtctggggggtcctgaagaGGAATTTGGGGCtctttgggggatttggggggggaaaaatgggaacttggggaggctgggaggggtctgggggctcctggTGGGGTctgagagggatttggggggtcctgagaggGTCTGGGgggcaaaaatgggaattttggggggtcctgaggggcattttgggggaaaaaatgggaatttgggggacaaaaacgggaattttggggggatttgggggattttgggggtcctgggggtgagaaatgggaattttgggggggatttggggggtcctggggggattttggggggtcctgggaggggtCTCAGCCCCACCTGAGGCGTTCTGGGGTCACtgctgggaaatttggggagatttcggatttttggggatttttttggaatttttttgggttattttaatgggatttttgtgcagatttcaggttttttggtggttttttttggggatttttgctgtttttggattaatttggattttttaggatcTGACCTGAGAGCAGCACGGAGCCCTTCGCCCTTTGGGGTGGCcatggatggatttgggattttttttaggttattttggtgtattttgagttattttaatgggattttcgtaggaatttttgatttttttgggggatttttgctgatttttgatTAATTTGGATATTTTAGGATCTGACCTGAGAGCAGCACGGTGCCCTTGCCCTTTGGGGTGGCcatggatggatttgggattattttaggatttttttggaattatttCGTTGTTATTAGGgttattttaatgggattttcactgggatttcaggtttttttgggggatttttgctgttttttgattaatttgtattttttaggaTCTCACCTGACAGGAGCACGGTGCCCTTGCCCTTTGGGGTGGCcatggatggatttgggatttttttgggatttttttttaggttattttgggttattttaatgggattttcacaggaatttcagttttttttcagggatttttgctgttttttgatTAATTTGGATATTTTAGGATCTCACCTGAGAGCAGCACGGTGCCCTTGCCCTTTGGGGTGGCcatggatggatttgggatttttttggggttatttttgtgtcatttcggtgtattttgggttattttaatgggattttcgctgggatttttgatttttttggggggatttttgctgtttttcagttattttggatattttgggatcTCACCTGACAGCAGCACGGTGCCCTTGCCCTTGGGGGTGGCCATGGCCAGCTGGTCGAAGGTCAGGATGGAGCCCCCGGCGCGCAGGATTCGGGTTCGGGCGCCGCGGGTGACGCGGAGAGCACAGACCTGGGACacaaaaaacatcaaaataaacccaaaaaacaccaaaaattaacccaaaaaccACCTTAAAAAACATCCTAAACCCACCCTGAGAGCACACacctgggaaaataaaaaaaatcaaaataaacccaaaaaacacctcaaaaaacatcctaaaatcacccaaaaatcaccctgaGGGCACAGacctgggaaaaataaaaaaacatgaaaataaacccaaaatcaacctaaaaatcatcccaaaaatatccataaaatatcccaaaaatcaccctgaGAGCACAGACctgagaaaaatttaaaaaaaatcaaaataaacccaaaattaatccaaaaaatcatctcaaaatcatcccaaaaatatccataaaatatctcaaaaatcACTCTGAGAGCACAGacctgggaaaaataaaaaaaatcaaaataaacccaaaattaaccccaaaaaaatcccaaaaatatccataAAATCATCCTAAACCCACTCTGAGAGCACAgacctgaaaacacaaaattaacccaaaattaacctaaaaaatcacccaaaaatcaccctgaGGGCACAGACCTGGGAtccaaaaaacatcaaaaattaacccaaaaattcccactaaaaacccccaaaaattccaaatagcAACGCCTAAAATTcccactaaaaataaaaaaaaattcccagtaaaaatctctaaaaattcccattaaaaacccccaaaattctcagtaaaaaaccccaaaaattcccattaaaaacaCTCAAAATTCCcactaaaaatccccaaaaattccaaataaaaacccctcaaaattcctattaaaaccccccaaaactcccaataaaaacccccaaaaaatcccaataaaaccccccaaaaatttcaaataaaaacccccaaattcccaataaaaaccccaaaactcccaataaaaacccccaaaaatttcaaataaaaacccccaaattcccaataaaaacccccaaaaattccagctaaaaatccccaaaaattcccaataaaaaccaaaaaaattcccaataaaaacccaaaaattcccactaaaaccccccaaaaattccaattaaaatatccaaaattcccattaaataacccaaaaattcccaataaaaacccaaaaattcccaataaaaacctcaaaaaatttcaaataaaaatccaaaaattcccactaaAAACCCTCAAAGTTCCcactaaaaaatcccccaaaattcccaataaaaatatccaaaattccaaataaaaaccccccaaaattcccaataaaaacctcaaaaaattcccactaaaaatcccaaaaaatcccattaaaatctccaaaaattcccaataaaaaccccaaaattcccattaaaaaaatcccaaaaattcccaattaaaaaccccaaaaattccaactaaaaatcccaaaaaattcccaataaaaaccccaaaaattccaaataaaaatccccaaaattcccattaaaaaaaccccaaaacccccaataaaatcctcccaaaattcacattaaaacttttcaaaattcccaataaaaatccccaaaaattcccaataaagTCCcccaaaattctaaaaaaaaccccaaaaaaccccaataaaatcctcccaaaattcacattaaaacccccaaaactcccccaaaaaaacccaaaaaaaacccaaaaattcccaaaaaattcccttaaTCCCCAAATTTGCCCAAATTGTCCCCAGAttgtccccaaattgtccccaGACCTTGAGCTTGGGCACGTCCTGGATGCGAACGTCGTCGGTGACGGTGCCGACAACCACGGCCGTTCTGTCGGCCCTGCCCGGCTTCTTCATCATCCTGatctaaaaaaaatataaaataaatcttaaagtATCCAAAAATTGTTTTTGGGACATTTtcaggacatttttggggtgaattcggGGGACATTTGGgctgatttttaaagtatttttggggatattttcaggataatttCGGGATATTTTTGAGATGATTTTGGGTgaattccagaatatttttggggctgtttttgagacaatttcagaataatttcagaatattttcaggatatttttggggtgaattcaggggatttttggggtctcaccagcCTGGACAGAGCCAGGGGAGGGCGGTTGGAGCGGCTCATGAAGAGACGTTTGAGAACCACGCGGTTGAAAGGAGCGTTGGTGCGGCGGGCCAGGAACCGGTACAGCTGGAACGGGATAAAAACcgggaaattgggataaaaacGGGATAAAAAACcgggaaattgggataaaaaatggggtaaaaaacCGGGAAATCGGGATAAAAAACGGGGTAAAAAACcgggaaattgggataaaaaacCGGGATAAAAAACcgggaaattgggataaaaaacGGGATAAAAATCGGGAAATCGGGATAAAAAACGGGTTAAAAAACcgggaaattgggataaaaaacGGGGTAAAAAACcgggaaattgggaaaatcgggagaaaaaaatggggaaaagtcAGAGCTGAGGAAGGGAACGGAACGGGAAGAGACGGGAAAGcggaaaaaatggggaaaatggaaaagatgcgggaaaaatggggaaaataaagggaaaaaccGGGGAAAAAAACGGGAATAACcgggaaaaaaaggggaaaaccgCGGAGACGAACAAGTAGGGCTGCAAAACCgggaaaagggggggaaaaaaaaaggaaagctcagagatggagcagagaaatggggaaaaaccgggaaagagggaggggaaCCGGGACCGAACCGGGGCCGATCCCAGCGCCAATCCCGGGCCGAACCGGGCCCGAACCGGGCCAGGCTCACCTTGACCAGCAGCCTGAGGTAAATGTCCTGGCTCTTGGGCTCCTTGCGCCGCACCTTGCGGTCCTTGTCGTGGCGGATGTCGATGCCCTGAGGCGACACCGGGCCCGGTCAGCGCCGGGGCCGCATCGGTGCCCCGGTACCGCCCCGGTACCGCCAAGGCCGCCCCCCCGCGCGCCCCCCGCGCCCTCCCGAGcctccccgcgccgccccgAGCCGGCCCCGAGCGCCCCCGGCCGCGGATGGCGGCGGATCCGGGATCCCCGGCCTGCACCCACCATGGTGGCGGCGCGGGAGAGAGGCGGAAGTGCGGCCGCGCGGGGGGTTATGGGAGAGAGAAGGTGTTTCCGGTGTGCGCCGGAAGTGAGTACGGCAAGGTGTTTCCGGTGTGTGACGGAAGTGAGTACGCGAGGTGTTTCCGGTGTGTGACGGAAGTGAGTACGCGAGGTGTTTCCGGTGTGTGACGGAAGTGAGTACGCGAGGTGTTTCCGGTAAATGCCGGAAGTGAGTAAAGTGATGTGTTTCCGGTGAGTGACGGAAGTGAGTACGCGAGGTGTTTCCGGTGTGTGCCGGAAGTGAGTGCGGGGCCGCTCTGTCCCCGCACTCTATGGCGCTGGAGGACCGAGCCGTTATGATTCTGCGGGATCCTTAATGAGCGCCGTTAATTAGTGGGAGCGCGGTGTGTGACGGAAGTGAGCGCGGTGAGGGAGACGTGTGGCGTTTCTCGTGTATGCCGGAAAAGAGTTCGGTAAGGGAGAGACGAGCGTTTCCGGTGTCTACCGGAAGTGAGTACCATGAGGGAGAGACAAGGCGTTTCCGGTGCGTGCCGGAAGTGAAGGCGGGGCCGCTCTGTCCCCGCACTCTATGGCGCTGGAGGACCGAGCCGTTATGATTCGGCGGGCTCCTTAATGAGTGCCGTTAATTAGCGGGAGCGCGGTGCGTGCCGGAAGTGAGTGCGGTGGGGGAGAGGTGAGACGTTTCCGGTGTATGCCGGAAATGAGTACGGTGAGGTGCTTCCGGTAAGTGCCGGAAGTGAGTACGGTGAGGTGTTTCCGGTGAGTGCCGGAAGTGAGTACGGTGATATGTTTCCGGTGTATGCCGGAAGTGAGTACGGTAGTGTATTTCCGGTGCGTGCCGGAAGTGAGTACGGTGATGTGTTTCCGGTGAGTGCCGGAAGTGAGTACGGTGATGTGTTTCCGGTGCGTGCCGGAAGTGAGTACGGCGATATGTTTCCGGTGAGTTCCGGAAGTGAGTACGGTGAGGTGTTTCCGGTGAATGCCGGAAGTGAGTACGGTGCGGTGTTTCCGGTAAATGCCGGAAGTGAGTACGGTGATGTGTTTCCGGTGAGTGCCGGAAGTGAGTACGGTGAGGTGTTTCCGGTAAATGCCGGAAATGAGTACGGTGATGTGTTTCCGGTGAGTGCCGGAAGTGAGTACGGTGATACGTTTCCGGTGTGTGCCGGAAGTGAGTACGGTGATGTGTTTCCGGTGTGTGCCGGAAGTGAGTGCGGTGAGGGAGAGACAAGGCGCTTCCGGTGCGCGCCGGAAGTGAAGGCGGGGCCGCTCTGTCCCCGCACTCTATGGCGCTGGAGGACCGAGACGTTATGATTCTGCGGGATCCTTAATGAGCGCCGTTAATTAGTGAGAGCGCCGTGTGTGACAGAAGCTAGCGCGGTGAGGGAGACGTGTGGCGTTTCCCGTGTATGCCGGAAAAGAGTACGGTAAGGGAGAGACGAGCGTTCCGGTGTCTACCGGAAGTGAGTACCGTGAGGGAGAGAGGAGACTTTCCGGCGTGTACCGGAAGTTAACGCGGGGCCGCTCTGTCCCCACACTCTATGGCGCTGGAGGACCGAGCCGTTATGATTCGGCCGGATCCTTAATGAGCCGTTAATTAGCGGGAGCGCGGCGCGTGCCGGAAGTGAGTGTGGTGAGGGACAGCGGTGACGTTTCCTATTTGTACCGTAAGTGCGGTGAGGGAGAGGTGCGGCGTTTCCGGTGTGTGCCGGAAGTGAGTACGGTGGGGGCGAGGTGTGGCGTTTCCGGTGTGTGCCGGAAGTGAGTATTGTGTGGCAGATGTGAGGCGTTTCCGGTGCGTGCCGGAAGTGAGTGCTGTGTGGGAGAGACAAGGCGTTTCCGGTGCGCGCCGGAAGTGAAGGCGGGGCCGCTCTGTCCCCGCACTCTATGGCGCTGGAGGACCGAGCCGTTATGATTCGGCGGGATCCTTAATGAGCGCCGTTAATTAGTGAGAGCGCCGTGTGTGACAGAAGCTAGCGCGGTGAGGGAGACGTGTGGCGTTTCCCGTGTATGCCGGAAAAGAGTACGGTAAGGGAGAGACGAGCGTTCCGGTGTCTACCGGAAGTGAGTACCGTGAGGGAGAGAGGAGACTTTCCGGCGTGTACCGGAAGTTAACGCGGGGCCGCTCTGTCCCCACACTCTATGGCGCTGGAGGACCGAGCCGTTATGATTCGGCGGGATCCTTAATGAGCCGTTAATTAGCGGGAGCGCGGTGCGTGCCGGAAGTGAGTGTGGTGAGGGAGAGCTGTGGCGTTTCTTATTTGTACCGTGAGTGCGGTGAGGGAGAGGTGTGGCGTTTCCGGTGTGTGCCGGAAGTGAGTGCTGTGTGGGAGAGACAAGGCGTTTCCGGTGTGTGCCGGAAGTGAGTACGGTGGGGGCGAGGTGTGGCGTTTCCGGTGCGTGCCGGAAGTGAGTACGGTGGGGGCGAGGTGTGGCGTTTCCGGTGTGTGCCGGAAGTGAGTACGGTGGGGGCGAGGTGTGGCGTTTCCGGTGTGTGCCGGAAGTGAGTATTGTGTGGCAGATGTGAGGCGTTTCCGGTGCGTGCCGGAAGTGAGTGCTGTGTGGGAGAGACAAGGCGTTTCCGGTGTGTGCCGGAAGTTCGCGCGGGGCCGCTCTGTCCCCGCACTCTATGGCGCTGGAGGACCGAGCCGTTATGATTCGGCGGGATCCTTAATGAGCCGTTAATTAGCGGGAGCGCGGTTAATTAATGGAAGTCATTGTCCCCCAGCctccccacagtgtccccgaGTTTTGGGGTGCGGGTCTCGGCCCTCccttccccagtgctcccagttcagtttcccaattttcttttattttgttttatttttttattttaattctgtacAAAAACCCTTCCCCCACCCccgggggatgggggggggcgcgacccctcccccaccccctcaaaaaaatccctcgtgctgggggggggaggggcaatAAAGTGGTCAAAGTGccggggggaggggcagggagatTTTGGCGAGGGGGTGACGAGggcgcccctccccccaccccagtaACGCTACTGGCctgaactgggaatggtcactgggggaggggagggggtggggagagacccctccccccaaaatttgTGCTTTGATCCAGCCCGGGGGGGGCTGGGAATAAATAGGGaatggggggggggaggggatgTGGGAATTCGGGGGGGTCccgggaatttgggaatgtggggggagggagctgcaggatcctGGTGATGGATCCCAGTCCTGGATTTAATTCCTGGGTCCCAGTCCTGAATCCCAGTCCTGGATCCCAGTTCTGGATCCCAGTTCTGGATCTCTGCAGTGATCCCAGCTTGGATTTCCTTTGTGGATCCTGGTCCTGGATTTGATCCCTggctcccagtcccagtgatgGATCCCAGTCCTGGATCCCAGCCTAGATTTCCTTTGTGGGTCCAGGTCCTGGATTTGATTCCTGGATTCCAGTCCTGGATTTCCTCAGGGACCTCCTCAGggatcccagcctggatttctTTTTGGGATCCGGGTCCTGGAGTTGCTCCCTGAGTCCCAGTCCTGAATCCCAGTCCTGGATCCCAGTTCTGGATCTCTGCAGtgatcccagcctggatttccTTTTCGGATCCAGGTCCTGGAGTTGCTCCCTGGATCCCAGTCCtggatcccagtcccagtcccagcgATGGATCCTAGTCCTGGATCCCAATCTGGATTTGCTTTGTGGATCCAGGTCCTGGAGTTGTTCCCTGGATCCCAGTCCTGGATCTGCCCGGACCCTCGGGGGCTGTTCGGTTATCTCAGTGGATTTTGTGTTCCTGGGTCAGTTCTGGGCTGTTCCTGATGGTTCTGGATCCCCTGGGAGCAGTTCTGGATCCCCTGGGGAGGTTCTGGATTCCTTGGAGCAGTTCTGGATCCCCTGGAGCCATCCTGGATCCCTCTGATCAATTCTGGATCCCCTgcacccaccccaaacccctccaggacgatcccaaattcccaaatcccgcTCAGATCCGTCCATGATGTGCTGGAATCAATGGAACCACCCTGGATCCCTCCGGgacaatcccaaattcccaaattctgctcAGATCCTTCCATGGAGCGCTGGGATCTGTGGAACCACCCTGGATCCCTCCAGGAcgatcccaaattcccaaatcccgcTCAGATCTGTCCATGGAGCTCCAGGATCCCGTGGGACCATCCCAGATCCCTTCAGgatgatcccaaattcccaaatcctgctcagaTCTGTCCATGGCGCTCTGGGATCTGTGGAACCACCCTGGATCCCTCCAGGAcgatcccaaattc carries:
- the RPL18 gene encoding 60S ribosomal protein L18 — translated: MGIDIRHDKDRKVRRKEPKSQDIYLRLLVKLYRFLARRTNAPFNRVVLKRLFMSRSNRPPLALSRLIRMMKKPGRADRTAVVVGTVTDDVRIQDVPKLKVCALRVTRGARTRILRAGGSILTFDQLAMATPKGKGTVLLSGPRKAREVYRHFGKAPGTPHSHTKPYVRSKGPKFERARGRRASRGYKN